In the Aneurinibacillus soli genome, one interval contains:
- a CDS encoding efflux RND transporter periplasmic adaptor subunit, which yields MSRARFLIMNLVAFLVIILLAIGSYTYYYKSANYITTDDAKVSGKIIPISALTGGKLTDWSGTEGTSFSAGATIGKISSPQESIDITAPIDGTLVQNKVTKGQMVAPGQLLGQMVNMKQLYIEANIEETSIKDVKKGAEVDVTFDVNPNTTFKGKVEQIGLATNSMFSLLPPQNASGNYTKVTQHVPVRISIDSYPAEAVPGMNATIRIHK from the coding sequence ATGAGTCGTGCACGCTTTTTGATTATGAACCTTGTCGCTTTTCTCGTCATTATCCTTCTAGCCATTGGAAGCTATACGTACTACTATAAATCCGCCAACTATATTACAACGGATGACGCCAAGGTTTCCGGAAAAATCATTCCCATCTCAGCCCTGACTGGTGGCAAATTGACAGACTGGAGTGGAACAGAAGGAACTTCATTCTCTGCTGGTGCAACCATCGGAAAAATTTCATCCCCTCAAGAGTCAATTGATATTACTGCGCCAATAGACGGTACCCTTGTACAGAATAAAGTAACAAAGGGGCAGATGGTAGCACCCGGACAATTGCTTGGTCAGATGGTGAATATGAAACAATTGTACATTGAAGCAAACATCGAAGAGACCTCCATTAAAGATGTGAAGAAAGGGGCAGAAGTAGACGTAACCTTCGATGTAAACCCGAATACGACTTTCAAAGGAAAAGTGGAACAAATCGGACTGGCGACAAATTCCATGTTTTCGCTACTGCCGCCGCAAAATGCGAGTGGTAACTACACCAAAGTAACACAGCATGTACCGGTTCGCATTTCCATCGACAGTTATCCAGCAGAAGCTGTACCCGGCATGAATGCAACCATCCGGATTCATAAATAA